The DNA region TTCCCTTGCCTAGCCCCAGCAGAAGGGAGGTCAGCGTGACGACCGCTGCGGTCGGGACCACCACGGCCGCCACCAGGCCCAACATCATCAGGATCAGGGCCGTCCCGAACGTCGGCTGTCTGGCAGGCTGACGTGAACTCAGAAATATGCCAAGCAGCAGGCCCAGGAACTGCATGGCGTAGAAGGTTCCCAGATTCAACTCCCCGCCGAAGGCCGCCGTCCACTGTGGCAGCAGCGCGCCCGGCGCGGCCACCACGGTGCCGCTCAGCCACAGTCCCAGAAAGGCCCCGGTGGTCAGACGTGCGCGCCGGAAAACAGCCGGGCGGTCTGAACTCACGCCCAGTGGCGCAGCACACGCCCCTCGAAAGGACGCAGGGTGAGCATCTGGCCTGGATGGGGCAGGTCTTCAACGGTGGTGGACAGGACGGAATGCCAGACGCCGGGAGGCAAGCGCACCTGCTGAAGCTCTGCACTGAAGTTCAGGGCAATGAGGGCCGTGGTGTCGGCGGCGCGGATATAGGCTAGGACGTCTCCTGGAGCATCATCCAGCATCTGCAACTCGCCCCGCAGGAGTGCCGGGTGAGTCCGGCGCACCCTGAGCAGCTCCCGGTACAGGTTGAGCAGCGACGTGGGCTGTTGTGTCTGCACCTCGACACTCAATTCCCCATGATGATTAGCCAGCGGCAGCCAGGGCGGCGCGGCGCTGAACCCGCCCCCTGGGCTGCTGTTCCAGGGCATTGGGGCACGTTCCGGGTCACGGCCCGCGCCGGGCTGTACCTGTTCCCAGGGGTCCTGCATCTGCTCACTTGAAATGGGGGTATCGGGCAGACCCAGCTCGTCGCCGTAATACAGGAAGGGGGTGCCGCGCAGGGTCAGCAGCAACATCGCGGCCAGCCGCGCCCCCGCCGGGCCAAAGCGCGAGGCCAAGCGCGGCTGATCGTGGTTCCCCAGGGTGTAATTGGGCCAGGCATTCGGGGGCAGCGCGCCGTCGTACTCCCCGATGATCTGTCTCAAACTTTGCGCCGTCCAGGAAGCGTCCAGCAGCGCGAAGTTGAAGGGCAAATGGAGGCGCTCCCCGGCCGCGCCGTAGTACGGCAACACCTGCTGAACCGGCAGGTGCGGCACGATCTCGCCGATCAGCACCCGGTCTGGAAACTCGTCGGTGACGTCCCGCAGGTCCTCCAGCAGGTCCAGCGTCTCAGGGCGGTTTAAGTGAAAGCGCGCCTCCGTGAAGGCGTACCCGGCGTTGGGCTCGTTGCGCAGCAGCTCGTCCTTGAGGAGAAAGTCCACCATGTCCACACGCAGCCCGTCCACGCCCCGGCCCAGCCAGAAGCGCATGGCGCCGAACAGTTCGGCCCTGACTGCCGGATTTCGCCAGTTCAGATCGGGCTGCTGCGGCAGGAAGGAATGGAGGTAATACTGGTCGCTCTCCGCGTCGAGACTCCACGCGGAGCGGCCCGTCACGCTGCGCCAGTTGTTGGGGGGTCCGCCGGATGGGCCAGGTTCCTGCCAGAGATACCAGTCGCGTTGCGGGTGATTCCGGGACGAGCGGGACGCCTGAAACCAGGGATGCTGCCAGGAAGTGTGGTTGGGAACGAAATCGAGGATGATCCGCAGTCCCAGGATGTGGGCCCGCGCCACCAGAGCATCGAAGTCGTCCAAGGTTCCGAACAGCGGGTCAACGCCGCAGTAGTCGGTGATGTCATACCCGAAGTCCTCCATCGGAGACGGGTAGAAAGGAGAAATCCAGAGGGTATCTACCCCCAGCCAGGCCAGATGGTCCAGCCGACGAGTCAGACCGGGCAGGTCACCTACCCCGTCATGCCCAGAGTCCTGAAATGACCGGGGATAGATCTGATACACCACGGCGGTCTGCCACCAGGGCTGAGAATCGGAAAGGGGGATGGGCATAGGAGCCTCCTTTATATCTGATCATCTAGATATACAGATGTAAGAAGCGAAAAAAAGCTAGAGCCGGTTGAATTGCTCCTTGAGGCTGGCGATCACGGCCTCATCGCGGGTGTAGTACATCCACTGTGCACGCCGCTCGACACGGACCAGACCCACCTGGCGCAGGCGCGCCAGGTGACGCGAGATCATGGGCTGGGGCAGATTCAGGTGCTTGGTTAGGTCGCTGACGTGGATGCCGATGTAATCGGGCAGGTCACGGCAATGCTCATGGCCCTCGCGCAACACCCGCAGCAGCTCAACGCGAACCGGATCGGTCAGCGCCTCCAGCATATCGGTGAGCTGCACTTCGCGGGTGGCCACAGTCATATGCACATATCCTAGCACACGTATATACTCTGACATGAGCCGTAGGTAGCTCGGGGACCAGAGGGACGGAGCGAACTCTAGACAGGCCTGGAGGGGCTCGACTTCTTCGCAATGGAAAGAGCAGCCTGCGGCGAACAAATTCCGTCCTTCGGTGAAAAGATCAAACATCTTTAGCTCACAGCCGGATTCCGGACCAGTGAGGCAGTCCCTATGCTGGGGTATGCAGGTTACGCTGCTCGAACTGCCCTACGACTCCGCCTGGGCGCACCGCCGTATGGGCGCCGGTCCCCGTCACCTTCTGGAAAACGGCCTAGAGCAGGACCTACGAGAGCACCATGACCTGGACCTCCGCCGCCTCCAAACCTCCGGCGACCTCCCCACTGAGATTCACACCAGCTTCGCGCTCTACCGCCAACTCGCCCAGCAGGTGCAGGCCGCCCGGCAGCAGGGCCGTTACCCGCTCGCGCTGGCGGGCAACTGCGGTGCGGCGCTCGGAATGCTCGCGGGTCTTCAGAACGACGCGCTGGGCGTGATCTGGCTGGACGCCCACGGTGACTTTCACACCCCTGAAACCACCAGCAGTGGCTTTCTGGACGGCATGGCGCTGGCGACGCTGACGGGCCAGGCCTGGCAGACGTTGGCGGCCTCCATCCCTGGGTTCCGGGCCATCGGGCCGCAACAGGTTCTCCACATCGGCGGGCAGGACCTGGAAGACCGGGAACGCGAGGCGGCGGAGGCAGCAGGGATGCAGCTTGTCGCCGCGCAGACGATTCGGGAAGCGGGCGTGGCGGCGGCACTCGCGGATGCGCTCCAGGCTCTGCAAGGCGAGGTGCGGCAGGTCTACGTGCACGTCGATCTGGATGTCTTGGATGCTCAGGAGGTGGGGCCTGCCAACACGTATGCAACCGGGGGAGGGCTGACCACTGCCCAGGTTCTGGCGATCTTGGACGGCGTGCAGCAGGTCTGTCCGCTGGTCGGCGCGTCGGTGGCCTCGTACGACCCGAGCGTGGATGCACAGGGCCGTGTGCTGGCCGCAGCTCGGCAGATTGCCGCCAAGCTGATCCCGGAGCGCCCGAGCCTATCAG from Deinococcus sp. HSC-46F16 includes:
- a CDS encoding alpha-amylase family glycosyl hydrolase, which codes for MPIPLSDSQPWWQTAVVYQIYPRSFQDSGHDGVGDLPGLTRRLDHLAWLGVDTLWISPFYPSPMEDFGYDITDYCGVDPLFGTLDDFDALVARAHILGLRIILDFVPNHTSWQHPWFQASRSSRNHPQRDWYLWQEPGPSGGPPNNWRSVTGRSAWSLDAESDQYYLHSFLPQQPDLNWRNPAVRAELFGAMRFWLGRGVDGLRVDMVDFLLKDELLRNEPNAGYAFTEARFHLNRPETLDLLEDLRDVTDEFPDRVLIGEIVPHLPVQQVLPYYGAAGERLHLPFNFALLDASWTAQSLRQIIGEYDGALPPNAWPNYTLGNHDQPRLASRFGPAGARLAAMLLLTLRGTPFLYYGDELGLPDTPISSEQMQDPWEQVQPGAGRDPERAPMPWNSSPGGGFSAAPPWLPLANHHGELSVEVQTQQPTSLLNLYRELLRVRRTHPALLRGELQMLDDAPGDVLAYIRAADTTALIALNFSAELQQVRLPPGVWHSVLSTTVEDLPHPGQMLTLRPFEGRVLRHWA
- a CDS encoding arginase family protein; its protein translation is MQVTLLELPYDSAWAHRRMGAGPRHLLENGLEQDLREHHDLDLRRLQTSGDLPTEIHTSFALYRQLAQQVQAARQQGRYPLALAGNCGAALGMLAGLQNDALGVIWLDAHGDFHTPETTSSGFLDGMALATLTGQAWQTLAASIPGFRAIGPQQVLHIGGQDLEDREREAAEAAGMQLVAAQTIREAGVAAALADALQALQGEVRQVYVHVDLDVLDAQEVGPANTYATGGGLTTAQVLAILDGVQQVCPLVGASVASYDPSVDAQGRVLAAARQIAAKLIPERPSLSGPSLV
- a CDS encoding helix-turn-helix transcriptional regulator, whose protein sequence is MTVATREVQLTDMLEALTDPVRVELLRVLREGHEHCRDLPDYIGIHVSDLTKHLNLPQPMISRHLARLRQVGLVRVERRAQWMYYTRDEAVIASLKEQFNRL